gaTTTGCTTCCCAACGGTAACATAGAATGCgctaaaataattatatccgttgatttgtccTTAGTAGACACGTcatcattcttctgacaatagtacaCTGTGGCATTCTGATAATCAGCGTTCCTAATACAAGTTGAAGTCTTCTCTTGTACAAATTTTCGTTTGATAGATACgctccttaactgatgacgtgtcaagctgatttatcagttgattTTCATACCTGATTGATGAACTGATTGTATAACTGATATTTCAGTTTGCTACGCAGCTTTTCGATGAACTGattgtgtaactgatcagtcttaactgatcgtccAGTTACCTACACAGTTTCAGTTAGCTTTTATCGGTTCAGTTGCTTTTGATTTTTAGCGCATTAATAATCAGTTCGAGCAACTTCAGTTACGTAATTTTAGTTACGATATGTTCAGTTGAGTTGATCAGTTCAGTAGTATTTAATcgcttaatttgtcaaactccgaaatccTGATTCCAACAACAATTCATTGGGAATAACAAGGTCCAGGTCCATTAGCTTTtcaatgagcccaatcatcctcatgccatgctcatggaccgagacCCCTTCTCTCAGACGTGATGTCGTGAATTCTTTGACAGTAGCGTGCCTCAGTGGACTCTTTTGTTCACCATACAACTCTTGTAAGTGGCCgtaaatgtcagcagcattcacagCTTCCTCAAACCGCCTCTGCAGCTTGTTTGACATAGAAGCTAGCATATAGCTCTTGGCTATCAAGTTAAGGTCCCACCATTTGTCAAGGTCAGCCAGCTCCTCCTCAATGGCATTTGGCTTAGCCGTCTCAGGAAGGGCTTTAGTGAGCACATATGCTATATTTTCggaatttaaaacaatttttagatTCCTTAGCCAATCATGATAATTCGGTCATGTCAGCTTGTTTTGATCGAGTATAACAGATAGAGGATTTCGAGACGACATCGTAAGTATGCTGAAAATGTAACAGAATAAACGTcactgactattttaaaatattttaagacataaaatatggacttttgtttttacgaattgcctcccactattttgacattctcaccaccctctgatgaaaaacgGGAAATCCAATTTCTTTAGTGAGTACGCAAGGACCAATTGCGAAACAacgatcccgaataatatccaatcataattttcaaaaggtAGAGCCCAATTACAACTCCTTGCAACCTATACGtaattttgcctcacgtttgagGAGAGTCCAATAATATGATCCATTTTCTCTTCACGAGTCGAgcccaacccatcaatattgaaccttattggacggtcgccatgagatcccccaataatatgagccgatatcatgggagttccacgtagttcacatcaaatatgtcagtggaagtcacagcttttcGGCGTCCaagcctccccaataatatgagccagataCTGACTGCGGTTAGTGTTCATCATGCAACCACCGTTGATGGAAATCAATGaattattaaactttcttttaattatctttttcatgggcttgattttaattttggatctcatccaaaatgagaaatttaattttaaaaatttgtctcatcattaattttaaaaactcgTGTCATGATTGTTTGTACGATTGccagattcatgcaactattgttattatattaataataacgcacatactgattatttataatatatctcatacatcataaataataaaagatgatcgaTAACAGAGAGCTAATTGATTTGTACGAGCCACATACGGATCCATGTCCATAACTTAGgtaaatgcagggatgcaaatgaaaTATtgcataagcttccaatattttacacgtcttcgatcttcaaaactccTTCCGAGGATCGGGCCTAtcatcttcaaatcttgatctctcactaatttaaatatttacattaaatatccatggcacatTGGGATAAAAATTTATGGGTGGGAACAAACCATAAACCATgttcatttttaattatcaaataatcaaaattacaacacataaaatatcctaacatacacctagcacattggtcatggctctcgatcatctttttaatatcatatattatataaatccgataatatcacatattatcaataaatagtGTATCTCTTAAATTATCAATACTCGTCAAAATTATCAAAGTaaataaaaacttttatttaatttcaaataattaaatttcttgtaaagcacattttaccataaataattaaatcatatttcaattatttattttgtaagaaattaattttatcaaaattattgtAAGGGTAAAATCGTCTGTAtgttcataaaatatcaatttaaccaaaattttaaaaaaaaatcagaaaatcgcccTAGGCacgaacaattcaagcccacgaCCCAGCCTTGTGCCCGAGAAGTTCTTGGGCACCTGCCTGCGCTGACCGATCCGAGCGAGAGCTGGCAGGCTCGCTGTGCGCTGATCGTGCGCCCGTGGCGCGCGCATCTGCCCAAAACAGTTCGAGGAAGaccaattttttattaatttttaaatcatgtttttcaaaaataaatttgagagGCGTTTTTCTTAGAAATTCTTATgcgattagaaataataaactcaacacaatttaatttaaacacacgATTGAGAATAAACTAGCTCTGATGCCACAGTTGGGACATCGTATTCTCGCACTTAAGATGCagcgaaagtttaaaatttttgttttggcgtcgtgtgtttaaaactttcattCATAGGTGTTTAAGAGTTATACTTTTGCATATTAAACGCtagactccaaactattccggtgcGAGGTGGAGATAGTCCTTCTTGTAATTCCCTACGAAACGACTCTTCTTTTGATCTCCTAATTAGGTCCACTATCAGAAGCGCCATTCCTTCGCTTGGAATGCACTAGTAATTCCAAACGATTTTGCGTTGAGACTAAGgtctccgaatttccaaaatccgaaGACAGTGCAGCGATGGCGGCACGGCGGTGGAAGGAAACAAGGCCAATGGGATGGCCGAGACTTGTATATGGAGAAGGAGAGGATTTGTTGTGAATTTTGTgtgcaaaattatgttatttttttattatttcccTTTATGGTGTGTATATAGTAGTTGACTCCTAATTTCATTAGGAATCTCTCTCCCACAAATACTCTAAGTCCTTATGGTACTAGGAGTCTactaatttcattatattaaattattattatttattatattatgtgtttgtcaacttttgataacacatgatatatttataataatatatgtacatgttagtagtcaccattACTAGTACCAACATTTAATTagcaaatttcaaattcactaaataaatgattgcgaactcattataaccccaaTTGACGATATGAGAACGCGTGTATCAAGGATACAATTCTTGTTcacataatgaaaataaaaaatttcgaagatcaaaattttcacttaccatactAGGCAGCCGTCTGTTTTAGTGAACTCTTTCACAAAATAGATAATTTCACTCTCATTCCTTAattagcaatcatgctaactttcatttcttccatCATATGGAATCAGATCATAAACTCCTTTACAAGCTTCTTTTTTGATCTTTATCAAACTGTTGCCAAATTTCAACTTCTTGAAATATGACTATCTtgacgggaacacagaatccgatacttgtgtgaccctcaatggtttagggatacagctagccgtgggttcacatttccatgtgattcagaataaaatttatttttattcgggcttatccTAGATAGTCTCATTCTTTTCAtaaacaccttgatcaagaatgtcagaactcatttctgattgcacccatcaaatcatggtaagagcgactagtagcatcgcctcatGATCCCCTAAGTATCACTGATATGTCTGCAAGAActtttagtcatggttagcgtagagaacggtcccttcaacacgtTCGAGAATAATcagactctgataccacttggaTAGTCTGAGAGagagttgttcagtgcatcatcatatgatcacccatccgTGTGAATGAACATCTCaatgcccttgccaatgaaacatggcgtttacatcacagatgctagtcccaagctcgagcgacctttatccttgttttaggcggttgattcgactaggaacctgtttagaatatacagtacactttctaatgagtttcatgatcttacgttgcgacgcagacctcatggtacctattgaatattcaatgactttatctatgAATCATGCATGAGtttacagataaagtataatgctaTAATCGaatgaaatcataaaatattattaaaataaagattgttttgcATAAGAGTTGATGAAAGCCCGAGCCATGAGTTAGTTTGCCGAACACctaatttaacatattaaaccGTATTACCAGTTAAAAGAAAAGGCAGGAACTTTGAGTTGTAAAATCGGCATTGATGCAGAATTCTTGAGTGAGTGCCCATTCCCAGTTTGTTGCGGCTGGTGTTGTTGCGATTGATGCCGCTGatcatcgagaagttggtgtTGTTCATCTTGGACTAACTTAGCTGGGATTATATCTTCAACTTTATATAATGTCGATGTAGGTTCCTAGGTGGTTGTTTTAGTCTTAACATACAAGTTTTAGTTTAATCACAATTTGTTGGATAATTGATTTACACTTTGTATCCCTAAAAACTCTATTTCTTACAACCAATCGTCCTGGGATGTGTTGTCCTGGCAATTTTTTTGGTTGGCAATTTCGAGATTTGAGCATCCTATACGTGTTATATGTTATTTTGACTGCGTTTTGAGATGTCAATAATTGTAATTtggagtaagtctcttgtgagacggtctcacgaatctttatatgtgagacgagtcaaccataccgatatacacaataaaaaataatactcttagcataaaaagtaatactttttcatggttcacaataaaaagtaatactcttagcataaaaagtaatattttttcgtggatgacacaaataagagatctgtctcacaaaatacgacttatgagaccgtctcgcacaagtttttgccttgtaATCTGATACGGACAAATACGTAGCATTCAATTGACTGGGACGAAACtttaattctttttaaaaattaaataaaaatcaattcaaaaaattaaaagggTAATTGCCCTAAACTCGGTTTGGCGTATTTTATTTAAGGCTGAAACAGTTTTCGATAATTCCACCACCAACCTTTAAAAttgaagtattttatttttctttaaatacaagattaatttattaattatgaagCACTTAATTAtctcatgttttattttatgaaatattttgtaATGCTCCATCGAAACTCTTAATATTGTACccttatttttattatgttctcaataaatttttagtttattgttatcaaattattatttttatataaaatttaacataataataaataattgtaaatattaaataatttatttatagtaaatgaatttaaaaataaagataatttaaaaatataaataaaaataagttaaTTCACAGTAAAACCATGCAAAAGTTGTTGAAGAGGTTTATGATGGTATAGAAAAGTTTTTAAAAGGAATATGATTTTTAACTTTTGATCATATGAACACGCAAATACCCTAAGAATACGGGACTTTTTCCCAAGACCACGTTTATTTGTGGGCTTGGCGTTTGTTACCACTTACATAAAATGTGAGCACTTGGAAATTAAAGCGACATATGCATGAAATGTACATTCAATATACTTACATATAATGTGAGCACTTGGATAAATAaagcaaatatatgttgatatatTGGAGTCCAGAGAATACCATTTTTGATACCGACAAGAATGATCAAAACATAGTGCTTTGATTGTTATatgatttagaaattttaaataatttcattatcataaacTATAATTTTTGAGAAAGTGATAATCACTTAATCTTACAATTGATATTAGAATCAACATTATGTATTCGATTATATCCTACCATATATATGGTCAAGGTTGATCTAAAAACTTTAATTATGACAAGCATTATTATGATATTAAACtttatatatgtcaattaaaaattatatacaaaTGATATCTCGAGAATATTTCTAGTTCTGACCAAGATTATCGAGAGTACCTGGATTGGGTCGGGATCCCCGAGGACCCAAGATGATAGTGAGGTGATGCCTAATCCATCGGGGAGGAGGGCTGAGTACCTGCGTACCCGAGGTAGTAGTGTGGAGATGCCCGGTCCATCTGTAGTTGTGGCTGATGACCCGAGGATCCGAGCAGACTGCGAGGAGATGGTGTAGCTCAGGGTAAAGAAAGCTAAGGACCTGGGGACTCGGGATGGAGGTCGAATTGTCATGCGGCGATAGCGGCAGGGAGTGGCTGAGGCCTTGGTCTAAGTGATCAGGAAAAAGTAATCGAAGGAAGACAGGGTGTTTGATAGAATATGCATAACGCTCTGGCTCCAGAGGTTGAGGACCGAGCTCGAGGAGATAGAGTCAGAAAGAAAAAGAATTGATATCGACTCAAATCTACTAAAAAATTATCAAGATATTCTCATAtcttttagataaaaaaaaataatatcggGTAGATATCGACTTGGGTTCAAATTGGAAGCAAATCTTCTTATCCGAGGTAACGCGGCTAGTTGCTTATAGATACAAAGGTTTGTACTATATTTTATTCATTCACATATTCATAATATACTGGATATCACAACATCCCAttgaatttctctttttttgtGAGCTTATACTGACTTGAGTGTCGGAGCCACGTTGGAAACTCTTCCGGTGCCCATTCACTGGTTATCAGTTGTGCAGGAAACCAGCTCAGGTCCTGAGTCACAGGGAAGGAAGATCCGACTACAAAATGTTGCCATGTTTACCTAAAGGTTTTTCAGTGATATCAATTGGCGCCTTACGTGGGAACCAGATCTAAGGCGTAGGTATTGTGTTCACGCGAAGAACTAATCCAGAAAACAACATGGATGATGACGTATTGGACGCAACAGCCAGGCCTCTAAAGGGTAAACAAAGAGTAGGAAATCTAACTATAGAGCAGTTTGTCCAGTTGATTGCAGCAGCAGTCCAGCAGGTAGTAAAGGAAGCCTTACCTCGAGTCGAGGAGCGGTCCAAGGATAAGGAAGAGGAAGCAACGAATCACAGGGATGAAGAGGAGGAGCCCGTCCCAAACACGAAGAAGATGACACCAAAGAACGGAGAGGAAGAGGAGGGTGAGTATCATACGATGGGCAGGGGCCTCGCAGGTCAAGTGGAATAGTTGAGGGAGGAGATGCAGCAGATGAAGAGTTAGAAGGGCCGGCCTTGCCATCTAATTTCAGGTCAGCTCGAGTGGGAGAGTATGATGGGAGCACTCATCCAGAAGAGCACCTGGGACGATTTATAATAGGGCCATGTTGCAGTGCTACTCCGGCTGGATCAAGTGTAAGGTCTTCCTTACCACTTTGGTGAAGGCAGCCCATCGGTGTTTCAATCAGCTCGAGCTTGGTATCATTACCTCCTTCCAGGACATCAAAGATAGTTTATTGCACAAATTCACCAACAGCAGGAAGTGTTGGTCTTTTTGCCTACCGCAAGTATATGACTTCAAATATTAGTATATGAGTAAGTAACAGTATCATTCCCACAGGGAgtacataattaaaaatatatatattaagtattgtaattaaaatagtctaactttatttataagattCTATCACGTTCTCAATAGTTGCcagttaaataaataaataaattatagctGAACCATACATGCAAATGAGTTCACTGATAGAATGAATCTAGATATGCGATTTCACTTGGTCTCtcctttatttaattgttattgAAAATTGAGCCACTAAACCCAATTCGTTCATTATCCGATAACACTAAATTAATTTCCCCTTTTTCCAAGTGATGAATATAATTGTAATGTCTAATATTGATCTTAATATTTCTATTCTAAATCTAGTGGTAGACAATATATGCAAACAATGTCCTTAACACGATTCCAATGGAGTTATACGCATTCTGAATAATATAAAAAACCCGCCTATGCATTTATTACGATCCTAATTTCCATCCCCCTTCTGATGATAGATATCAATTAtatgatcaatcaaattatgGTCAGTAATTCAAAAGTGTTAAGAACAAGCAAACACTAATAAACAAAGGGATATGAATTCATAAAGctcaataattcaaaaatattgttttcaccAAGCTACGTCGATATCTAAATAATAGAATTAGTTCATAACAAAATTCagttaaaaaaaacatgtttttcatcaataagattaTAAAAACAAAGAACTGATTGTAGAAAGCAGGGAAAAAAGAAGTTGAGGCGCGTCTCCGTTTCCGGAATGTGCGTTCTTTGATCTTCATTCTTCGTCTTGCGGATCCTTTTTCCAATCTCTCATGCTAATTCTTAGTTATTCTCGAGTATACGCCCCCCCTTCTCTTTCTGTTCTAGGGTTGTGCTCTTTTACAGTTGCGAAAAATCCACAGAAGTACTGTTCTGCATGTTTCGTTGCACGCGGGTGCGCATCAGTTTCGTGTGGGTGCATGTTGTCTTCTGTCTCGCAAGGTCATGTGTGTGCGGTTGCACGTTTTCATTGCGCGGATGCGCCCTATCTCCTgctttctcattttttttcttcatcaaCTCCGTATCGCTCTTTCTACTCAGCGCCCATATAGACACATTATGCGTTTATTACCACCAGTCTTGCCatgacacaaaaaaaaaaaccaagaaaaactCATAATTCTGTCCAACACTAGCAAAATTCATATCAATTTCTCGGCTAATTTAAgtgcaaaattttcacttaTAAAATATCCCCACAATTGAACATTGGTTGGTCCCGAGAAAAACAGTCACAAAGTAGACTAAAAAACAACCTAGACAACAATGAAATAAATGTGTAAGTTATGGAATACAGGAAACTCACTAGCCTTagagataatttttttattgtacttAAGCCAAACTCATGCCACATCACTTAAAGTTCACGTGTGTGTGAAATTTCCAATCCCATCTACCCACAACAATACTAAGATAAGTCCATGCAATTCGTTTCATTTCGTACAATTATGGACCCCTTGACTTAActttatatgaataaatctataatttttcaTCTAAAGTAAAATATCTTTATTGTTTAACAAtctaataaccatttcttcattatgaagaggtacTGATGATTCAATAGTTTTTACTATATGTTTGAAGCTAATTCTTTCAAAGGTTCttaatttataaatcattttagattctatcTTAAGAATAATCTATTTATTCAATAGATCTAAATTCTTAGGTAAATCATATTattcatttaaactgttttgAACAGTTTCTTTCATACCAAATAAATTCATTGAATAAAAGTGCAAAATCATAATCTAGACTatttccatggctctgataccatctgaggcttggaatCAAATTAAAGAAAAGATTTCTTTATATCTGAAA
This genomic window from Primulina huaijiensis isolate GDHJ02 chromosome 7, ASM1229523v2, whole genome shotgun sequence contains:
- the LOC140981653 gene encoding uncharacterized protein is translated as MDRASPHYYLGYAAYVLTKALPETAKPNAIEEELADLDKWWDLNLIAKSYMLASMSNKLQRRFEEAVNAADIYGHLQELYGEQKSPLRHATVKEFTTSRLREGVSVHEHGMRMIGLIEKLMDLDLVIPNELLLESGFRSLTN